A single region of the Epinephelus moara isolate mb unplaced genomic scaffold, YSFRI_EMoa_1.0 scaffold443, whole genome shotgun sequence genome encodes:
- the LOC126387447 gene encoding G-protein coupled receptor 26-like, translating into MDFAETIFALFIVVVAVVSLLSNLLVLLCFVHSTEIRRQVPGVFTMNLSFCNILITVLNMPATLVGIIRDQQPFGDCICHTVSFLETFLTANTMLSMAALSIDRWIAVVFPLSYSTKMRYKDALIMVCYSWLHSFTFSLTALLFSWVDYNDVYASCTLQPSQEGADRIKFTIFTVVFHATSFMLSLLILCFTYLKVLKVARFHCKRIDIITMQTLFLLVDIHPSVKQRCLAEQKRRKQRATKKISIFIGSFIICFAPYVITRLAELLPFVDINRHWGIISKCLTYSKAASDPFAYSLLRQQYKKVLVTVVNRLLRRDLYPSSGHNSSLDTENDYCLQRIS; encoded by the exons ATGGACTTTGCTGAAACCATTTTCGCTTTGTTCATCGTCGTGGTCGCGGTCGTCTCGCTGTTGTCCAACTTGTTGGTGCTGCTATGTTTCGTCCACAGCACCGAGATACGCCGACAGGTGCCCGGCGTCTTCACCATGAACTTGTCCTTCTGCAACATACTCATCACTGTTCTCAACATGCCGGCCACTCTGGTGGGGATTATCAGGGACCAGCAGCCTTTTGGGGATTGCATTTGCCACACGGTGAGCTTTCTGGAGACTTTCCTGACCGCCAACACCATGCTGAGCATGGCGGCTCTCAGCATAGACCGGTGGATAGCGGTGGTGTTCCCGCTCAGTTACTCCACTAAGATGCGCTACAAGGACGCGCTGATCATGGTGTGCTACTCCTGGCTCCACTCCTTCACCTTCTCCCTCACCGCGCTGCTCTTCTCCTGGGTCGACTACAACGACGTGTACGCGTCCTGCACCCTGCAGCCGAGCCAGGAGGGCGCCGACAGGATTAAGTTTACAATCTTCACCGTCGTTTTCCACGCCACCAGCTTCATGCTCTCCCTGCTTATATTGTGTTTCACCTACTTGAAGGTGTTGAAAGTCGCCAGGTTTCACTGCAAGAGGATTGACATTATCACCATGCAGACTCTTTTCCTACTGGTCGACATTCACCCAAG CGTGAAACAGAGATGTTTAGCAGAGCAAAAGAGGAGAAAGCAGAGAGCCACAAAGAAGATAAGCATCTTCATCGGCTCATTCATCATCTGCTTTGCTCCTTATGTAATTACAAG GTTGGCCGAGCTTCTACCCTTTGTGGATATCAACCGCCACTGGGGAATCATCAGTAAGTGCCTGACATACAGCAAGGCTGCATCCGACCCCTTTGCCTACTCCCTCCTACGTCAGCAGTACAAGAAAGTCCTGGTTACTGTCGTCAACAGGCTGCTCCGCCGTGACCTGTACCCCTCATCTGGCCATAACAGCTCTTTAGACACAGAGAACGACTACTGTCTCCAGAGGATCAGCTAA